The proteins below are encoded in one region of Bacteroides uniformis:
- the leuC gene encoding 3-isopropylmalate dehydratase large subunit: MNTLFDKIWDAHVVQKVEDGPTQLYIDRLYCHEVTSPQAFSGLRERGIKCFRPEKIFCMPDHNTPTHDQDKPIEDPVSKTQVDTLAKNAEEFGLAHFGMMDKKNGIIHVVGPERGLTLPGMTIVCGDSHTSTHGAMGAVAFGIGTSEVEMVMASQCILQTRPKTMRITVDGKLGKGVTAKDVALYMMSKMTTSGATGYFVEYAGEAVRSLTMEGRLTLCNLSIEMGARGGMVAPDETTFEYIKGREYAPKGEAWDKALAYWKTLKSDEDAVFDKEVRFAAEDIEPMITYGTNPGMGMGITQHIPTTEGMGEAARTSFMKSMSYMGFQPGEPLLGKKVDYVFLGACTNGRIEDFRAFASIVKGRRKAENVVAWLVPGSWMVDAQIREEGLDKILEEAGFAIRQPGCSACLAMNDDKVPAGKYAVSTSNRNFEGRQGPGSRTLLASPLVAAAAAVTGVITDPRTLI; encoded by the coding sequence ATGAATACATTATTTGATAAAATCTGGGATGCCCATGTGGTACAGAAAGTGGAAGACGGTCCCACACAGCTTTATATTGACCGGCTTTATTGTCATGAAGTAACCAGCCCGCAAGCCTTTTCAGGATTGCGCGAACGTGGAATCAAGTGTTTCCGTCCGGAAAAGATTTTCTGTATGCCCGACCATAACACGCCGACGCATGACCAGGACAAGCCGATTGAAGACCCGGTTTCAAAGACTCAGGTAGATACATTGGCCAAGAATGCGGAAGAGTTTGGATTGGCCCATTTCGGCATGATGGACAAGAAGAACGGAATTATCCATGTAGTAGGTCCGGAACGCGGGCTGACCCTGCCTGGCATGACCATTGTCTGCGGTGACTCGCATACTTCCACCCACGGGGCGATGGGAGCAGTGGCTTTCGGTATCGGTACGAGTGAGGTGGAAATGGTAATGGCCTCGCAATGTATCCTTCAGACCCGTCCTAAGACAATGCGCATCACTGTCGACGGCAAACTTGGCAAGGGAGTGACGGCAAAAGATGTAGCATTGTATATGATGTCGAAGATGACGACCAGCGGCGCTACGGGATATTTCGTGGAATATGCCGGAGAAGCTGTGCGCAGTCTGACTATGGAAGGGCGTCTGACCTTGTGCAATCTGAGTATAGAGATGGGTGCCCGCGGCGGTATGGTTGCTCCGGATGAGACCACTTTCGAGTATATTAAAGGACGCGAATATGCTCCGAAGGGTGAGGCATGGGACAAGGCATTGGCCTATTGGAAAACATTGAAGAGTGATGAGGATGCAGTGTTCGACAAGGAAGTTCGTTTTGCTGCCGAAGATATTGAACCGATGATTACATACGGTACCAATCCGGGCATGGGTATGGGTATCACACAACATATTCCTACTACCGAAGGCATGGGAGAAGCTGCCCGGACCTCTTTCATGAAGTCTATGAGCTATATGGGTTTCCAACCGGGAGAACCTTTGCTGGGTAAGAAGGTTGACTATGTGTTTTTGGGTGCCTGCACCAATGGACGCATTGAGGATTTCCGTGCATTTGCCTCCATTGTGAAAGGCCGTCGGAAAGCCGAGAATGTAGTGGCATGGCTGGTTCCGGGCTCCTGGATGGTAGATGCACAGATTCGCGAAGAGGGACTGGACAAGATTTTGGAAGAGGCCGGTTTTGCCATTCGCCAACCGGGTTGTTCTGCTTGCCTGGCAATGAACGACGATAAGGTGCCTGCCGGAAAGTATGCAGTGTCTACCAGTAACCGTAATTTTGAAGGACGCCAAGGACCGGGTTCCCGAACACTGCTTGCCAGCCCGCTTGTAGCTGCAGCAGCGGCAGTGACTGGAGTAATTACTGACCCGAGAACGCTGATTTGA
- a CDS encoding 2-isopropylmalate synthase yields the protein MSDKLFIFDTTLRDGEQVPGCQLNTVEKIQVARQLEALGVDVIEAGFPISSPGDFNSVIEISKAVTWPTICALTRAVQKDIDVAAEALQFAKHKRIHTGIGTSDSHIKYKFNSNREEIIERAVAAVKYARKYVDDVEFYAEDAGRTDNEYLARVVEAVIKAGATVVNIPDTTGYCLPDEYGAKIRYLMEHVNGIHNAIISTHCHNDLGMATANTMAGVLNGARQVEVTINGIGERAGNTSLEEVAMIIKCHKDIEIETNINTQKIYPTSRMVSSLMNMPVQPNKAIVGRNAFAHSSGIHQDGVLKNVQTYEIIDPHDVGIDDNSIVLTARSGRAALKNRLSILGVQLDQEKLDKVYEEFLKLADKKKDINDDDMLVLAGANRTQNHRIKLEYLQVTSGVGVRSVASLGLNISGEKFEAAASGNGPVDAAIKALKKIIDRHMTLKEFTIQAISKGSDDMGKVHMQVEYDNHIYYGFGANTDIIAASVEAYIDCINKFKM from the coding sequence ATGAGTGACAAATTATTTATTTTCGACACAACGCTCCGCGATGGCGAGCAGGTTCCGGGATGCCAATTGAATACAGTGGAAAAGATTCAGGTAGCCAGACAACTGGAAGCCCTGGGGGTGGACGTGATTGAAGCCGGATTTCCGATTTCAAGTCCGGGAGATTTCAATTCGGTCATTGAGATATCAAAAGCTGTGACATGGCCCACCATCTGTGCCTTGACACGTGCCGTACAGAAAGATATTGATGTGGCGGCAGAGGCTTTGCAGTTTGCCAAGCATAAACGTATCCATACTGGTATCGGTACATCTGACTCGCACATTAAATATAAATTTAATTCCAATCGCGAGGAAATAATAGAGCGTGCAGTGGCTGCCGTAAAGTATGCACGTAAGTATGTGGATGATGTAGAGTTCTATGCCGAAGATGCAGGCCGAACGGATAATGAATATTTGGCACGGGTGGTAGAAGCTGTTATCAAGGCAGGTGCGACTGTGGTGAATATTCCCGATACAACGGGGTATTGCTTGCCTGATGAGTATGGCGCGAAGATAAGATATCTGATGGAACATGTCAACGGTATTCATAATGCCATTATTTCTACTCATTGCCACAATGACTTGGGCATGGCTACTGCCAATACAATGGCTGGCGTACTGAATGGTGCCCGCCAGGTGGAGGTAACCATCAATGGTATTGGTGAACGTGCCGGCAATACTTCTCTTGAGGAAGTGGCGATGATTATCAAATGTCACAAGGACATAGAAATCGAGACCAACATCAATACACAGAAGATTTATCCAACCAGCCGTATGGTGTCCAGTCTGATGAACATGCCGGTGCAGCCCAACAAGGCTATTGTAGGTCGCAATGCTTTTGCCCATTCGTCGGGTATCCACCAGGATGGTGTGTTGAAGAATGTACAGACTTACGAAATCATTGACCCGCATGATGTGGGTATTGATGATAATTCCATCGTATTGACAGCCCGTAGCGGACGTGCAGCCTTGAAGAATCGTTTGTCGATATTGGGAGTACAACTGGATCAGGAGAAGTTGGACAAAGTGTATGAAGAGTTCTTGAAACTTGCCGATAAGAAGAAGGATATCAACGATGATGATATGCTGGTATTGGCAGGGGCAAACCGTACGCAGAACCACCGTATCAAACTGGAATATCTTCAGGTGACCAGTGGGGTGGGGGTTCGTTCGGTTGCCAGCTTGGGATTGAACATCTCTGGCGAGAAGTTTGAAGCCGCCGCCAGTGGAAACGGTCCGGTAGACGCTGCTATCAAGGCTTTGAAGAAGATTATTGACCGCCATATGACATTGAAGGAATTCACTATCCAGGCTATCAGCAAGGGTAGCGACGATATGGGTAAGGTACATATGCAGGTGGAATACGATAATCATATTTATTATGGGTTCGGTGCCAATACGGATATTATCGCGGCATCAGTGGAAGCGTACATCGACTGTATCAATAAGTTCAAGATGTGA